One part of the Janthinobacterium sp. 17J80-10 genome encodes these proteins:
- a CDS encoding GspH/FimT family pseudopilin: MAQFGGNKRIRGKAGFSLIELMVTLTIAAILLGIAVPGFQSLILNQRLSMAVNAFVGALHLTRSEAIRRGARVDLAPVDGIDWAQGWLVFVDEDGDQQADAGEPVIARHGPLAGGLTIKSALTDSSKPYLAYNGSGRTRTNASSQTPQLGTVSFFLGDGVRRIKLNFSGRARVCNPAQDKTCTGAEDAN; the protein is encoded by the coding sequence ATGGCGCAATTCGGCGGCAATAAGCGTATCCGCGGGAAAGCAGGCTTTTCCCTCATTGAATTGATGGTGACGCTGACAATTGCCGCCATCCTGCTTGGTATTGCAGTGCCGGGGTTCCAGTCCCTGATCCTCAACCAGCGTCTGAGCATGGCAGTCAATGCATTTGTCGGAGCCCTGCATCTGACGCGATCGGAAGCCATTCGGCGCGGTGCCCGCGTCGATCTGGCGCCAGTAGATGGCATCGACTGGGCGCAGGGCTGGCTGGTGTTCGTCGACGAAGACGGCGATCAGCAGGCAGATGCAGGCGAACCGGTCATTGCCCGCCATGGCCCGCTGGCCGGCGGGCTGACCATCAAATCGGCATTGACCGATTCCAGCAAGCCTTATCTTGCATATAATGGCAGCGGACGCACACGTACCAATGCCAGCAGCCAGACGCCCCAATTGGGAACGGTTTCGTTTTTTCTGGGTGACGGGGTTCGCCGCATCAAGCTGAATTTTTCCGGCCGCGCGCGCGTCTGCAACCCGGCGCAGGATAAAACCTGCACCGGCGCTGAGGATGCGAACTGA